In Zingiber officinale cultivar Zhangliang chromosome 1A, Zo_v1.1, whole genome shotgun sequence, a genomic segment contains:
- the LOC122012229 gene encoding wall-associated receptor kinase-like 14, which yields MLSSLLLALLLLAAAAEADSINGESSCSNRTCGFTTVSYPFGFSAGCPVPLNCSHSGVVLLGTYPVRNFTANSLILDVSASCNRSIADAGVLFRDNLAMTASNALFLRECPENAVPECRINTDIISQRLNLSSCGPSGDDIRCYSTGRTEGFYSEENFTATAGRCRLLFTSVRYGESAFNQSMLVFGAAEVGWWLRGECRCAVDAACIPVELPAGNGSTGFRCSCNEGFAGDGFADGGGCVRVPKCSSSDQSCKKDDIKVWVIIGGIGAGSSLALAATLLCYCIFCRTNGGAETEEAATRRLLLSGTSCNNTVAVYSHKDIERATANFSDAYKLGSGAYAIVYMGRFSAAGGLVAIKRLKHPDTDNVVHVINEIKLVSSVSHPNLVHLLGCCIGRGHHILVYEFVPNGTLSQHLHRQLGDGLPWPARLVIAAETASAIAYLHTAVHPPIYHRDIKSSNILLGYDLRPKLADFGLSRAVAPESSHISTAPQGTPGYVDPQYHQNFHLSDKSDVYSFGVVLVEMITAMKVVDFRRDPSEVNLAALAGDRIAKGKVEEILDPVLREKSDGGQSMESVKKVAELAFRCLAFHKEARPSMAEVAEELERIRVEEEGGHDHGKDEEAAKEMVSPPFSCVKEQWGSEPSCSSSSLSAASSSSIHNR from the exons ATGCTTTCATCCCTCCTCCTCGCCCTTCTACTACTCGCCGCCGCTGCCGAGGCTGACTCCATAAACGGGGAATCATCATGTAGCAACCGCACTTGCGGTTTCACCACCGTTTCCTACCCCTTCGGCTTCTCCGCCGGCTGCCCTGTTCCGCTCAATTGCTCCCACTCCGGCGTGGTTCTCCTCGGCACGTACCCTGTCCGGAACTTCACCGCCAACTCTTTGATCCTCGACGTGTCGGCCTCCTGCAACCGCTCCATCGCCGACGCGGGCGTGCTCTTCAGGGACAACTTAGCCATGACGGCGAGCAACGCGCTGTTCCTCCGCGAATGCCCGGAGAACGCGGTCCCCGAGTGCAGGATCAACACCGACATCATCTCGCAGCGGCTCAACCTTTCGAGCTGCGGCCCATCCGGCGACGACATCCGGTGCTACTCCACCGGCCGGACGGAGGGGTTCTACTCCGAGGAGAATTTCACAGCGACAGCAGGGCGGTGCAGGTTGCTGTTCACGTCGGTGAGGTACGGCGAGTCCGCTTTCAACCAGTCGATGCTCGTGTTCGGGGCGGCCGAGGTGGGGTGGTGGCTCCGAGGAGAGTGCCGGTGCGCGGTCGACGCGGCCTGCATCCCCGTGGAGTTGCCGGCTGGGAACGGCAGTACGGGGTTCCGGTGCAGCTGCAATGAAGGGTTCGCCGGCGACGGCTTCGCCGACGGTGGCGGTTGCGTGAGAG TCCCCAAGTGCAGTTCATCGGATCAATCGTGCAAGAAGGATGATATCAAAGTTTGGGTTATAATTGGAG GCATCGGAGCTGGATCCTCTTTGGCACTCGCCGCAACGCTGCTCTGTTACTGCATCTTCTGCCGGACCAATGGAGGCGCCGAAACAGAGGAAGCAGCTACCCGCCGTCTCCTGCTCTCCGGCACCTCCTGCAATAATACCGTCGCAGTTTACTCCCACAAGGACATTGAGCGCGCCACCGCCAACTTCTCCGACGCTTACAAGCTTGGCTCCGGCGCCTACGCCATCGTTTATATGGGCCGCTTCTCCGCCGCCGGTGGCCTCGTCGCCATCAAGCGCCTCAAGCACCCCGACACCGACAACGTCGTGCACGTCATCAACGAGATCAAGCTTGTGTCCTCCGTCAGCCACCCCAATCTCGTCCACCTCCTCGGCTGCTGCATCGGCCGAGGCCACCACATCCTCGTCTATGAGTTCGTCCCCAACGGCACCCTGTCGCAGCACCTCCACCGCCAGCTCGGCGACGGCCTGCCGTGGCCGGCGCGCCTGGTGATAGCCGCCGAGACCGCGAGCGCCATCGCGTACCTCCACACCGCCGTGCACCCGCCCATCTACCACCGCGACATCAAGTCCAGCAACATCCTGCTGGGCTACGACCTGCGGCCGAAGCTGGCGGATTTCGGGTTGTCGCGCGCGGTGGCGCCTGAGTCGTCGCACATCTCGACGGCGCCGCAGGGGACGCCGGGATACGTGGACCCGCAGTACCACCAGAACTTCCACCTGTCCGACAAGAGCGACGTGTACAGCTTCGGGGTGGTGCTGGTGGAGATGATCACGGCGATGAAGGTGGTGGACTTTCGGCGGGATCCGAGCGAGGTGAACCTGGCGGCGTTAGCGGGAGACAGGATCGCCAAGGGGAAGGTGGAGGAGATCTTAGACCCTGTGCTTAGGGAAAAAAGCGATGGCGGGCAGAGCATGGAGTCAGTGAAGAAGGTGGCGGAGCTGGCGTTCCGGTGCCTGGCGTTCCACAAAGAGGCACGGCCGTCGATGGCGGAAGTGGCAGAGGAGCTGGAGAGGATCAgggtggaggaagaaggaggccATGATCACGGGAAAGATGAGGAGGCGGCCAAAGAGATGGTGTCGCCGCCATTCTCATGCGTTAAGGAGCAATGGGGGAGTGAGCCAAGCTgctcttcctcctctttgtctgCTGCCTCCTCCTCCAGCATTCATAATCGCTAg